Proteins found in one Ctenopharyngodon idella isolate HZGC_01 chromosome 16, HZGC01, whole genome shotgun sequence genomic segment:
- the LOC127497545 gene encoding glutathione S-transferase kappa 1-like isoform X1 — translation MFSSGKVAKLYYDVASPYSWLAFEVLFRYRNVWNIDIELKPAYIRGVLNGSGNRAPVLIPNKLLYMASDLKLLSEYFGVPMFQPPNIYEKDSLNAMRFVTAVAEKDKKGDVLERVSRELWERMWHTHQDIMQPASLTEVGLKAGLSASEVEKILTLAKSQPIKDKLKSVTQEALENKCFGLPFIVCHVNGKAKVFFGSDRFELMAYFIGNYKECRWLTD, via the exons ATGTTCAGTTCCGGAAAAGTGGCCAAGTTATACTATGATGTTGCCTCTCCTTACTCCTGGCTGGCATTTGAG GTGCTGTTTCGGTATAGAAATGTTTGGAACATCGACATCGAACTGAAACCAGCATATATACGAGGAGTCTTAAATGGCTCAG gTAACCGGGCTCCTGTATTGATCCCTAATAAGCTTCTGTACATGGCCTCAGATCTGAAGCTGCTGTCTGAGTACTTTGGGGTCCCTATGTTTCAACCTCCAAACATTTATGAGAAAG ACTCTTTGAATGCGATGCGTTTTGTGACAGCTGTAGCAGAGAAGGACAAAAAGGGAGACGTGCTGGAGAGGGTGTCTAGAGAGCTCTGGGAAAGAATGTGGCACACTCATCAGGACATTATGCAGCCTGCCTCACTCACTGAG GTGGGATTAAAGGCAGGTCTCTCAGCCAGTGAGGTGGAGAAAATTCTGACCCTTGCCAAATCTCAGCCAATCAAAGACAAGCTGAAGAGTGTCACACAGGAAGCACTGGAGAATAAG TGCTTTGGTCTTCCATTCATTGTGTGTCATGTGAACGGAAAGGCTAAGGTCTTCTTTGGTTCTGATAGATTTGAGCTCATGGCTTATTTCATTGGTAACTATAAGGAATGTAGATGGTTAACTGATTAA
- the LOC127497545 gene encoding glutathione S-transferase kappa 1-like isoform X2: MFSSGKVAKLYYDVASPYSWLAFEVLFRYRNVWNIDIELKPAYIRGVLNGSGNRAPVLIPNKLLYMASDLKLLSEYFGVPMFQPPNIYEKDSLNAMRFVTAVAEKDKKGDVLERVSRELWERMWHTHQDIMQPASLTEVGLKAGLSASEVEKILTLAKSQPIKDKLKSVTQEALENKGRSGWGLTPLSLQPQCNNYFSILCIFTNF; this comes from the exons ATGTTCAGTTCCGGAAAAGTGGCCAAGTTATACTATGATGTTGCCTCTCCTTACTCCTGGCTGGCATTTGAG GTGCTGTTTCGGTATAGAAATGTTTGGAACATCGACATCGAACTGAAACCAGCATATATACGAGGAGTCTTAAATGGCTCAG gTAACCGGGCTCCTGTATTGATCCCTAATAAGCTTCTGTACATGGCCTCAGATCTGAAGCTGCTGTCTGAGTACTTTGGGGTCCCTATGTTTCAACCTCCAAACATTTATGAGAAAG ACTCTTTGAATGCGATGCGTTTTGTGACAGCTGTAGCAGAGAAGGACAAAAAGGGAGACGTGCTGGAGAGGGTGTCTAGAGAGCTCTGGGAAAGAATGTGGCACACTCATCAGGACATTATGCAGCCTGCCTCACTCACTGAG GTGGGATTAAAGGCAGGTCTCTCAGCCAGTGAGGTGGAGAAAATTCTGACCCTTGCCAAATCTCAGCCAATCAAAGACAAGCTGAAGAGTGTCACACAGGAAGCACTGGAGAATAAG GGGAGAAGTGGATGGGGCCTCACCCCACTAAGCCTACAGCCACAGTGTAACAACTACTTCTCTATACTCTGTATATTCACTAACTTCTGA